In Rhopalosiphum padi isolate XX-2018 chromosome 3, ASM2088224v1, whole genome shotgun sequence, the genomic stretch aataagtaaaagcTTTGCATACAATAGGtagtctaataaaaataagacatattgttatgatatatacttgtacattatgaataaattgaaaGCAATAACACCTTGTATTGTTGTACAGATAAATCAATACatggtgtatatataaaaacaaaaacaaagtaCAAACAATTTCATGGTGATTAGATGAcagatattatgttaaatatatatatactaaaaaaaaaatatacactattaaTTACAATAGTTGAATTGGTATTgcacatatttaattgaatggTATGTGTTACAAACAAATTgacaattacaaaattacagaTATCTTACAggtacatgataaaaaaaaaaacaaaaataggtatacactttaaaaatgttaagtaatgTGTTCGACTATTAGTTACGAATCCGCTTTGAAGCAGATTCGCATCCAGAGAGAACCACGTGGAGGTTGTCGAACTATCTCTCCTCAGTGAACAGTCGGGAGCAGCTACACGACTGTAGAAATAACCCAACTGTCCATGATGTACCTAAAAATGTACGGATCCCTAAGGATTAGGTACTTCAAGTGGCCAACGCCCGGTGGATCTTAAGACCCATGATGTGGCCAACGCCCGGTGGACCATAAGACCCATGATCGGTATACAACAacaatgttgtatatatataaacaattttgtagTCTCCGGTTATAAAGtctcaaaaaacaaaatatatcagaattttttattgaaattaaacaatGGTAATAGCGAATGGCAATTAGGAATAGTAAATCTGATATCATTTTTGTTGTGAACAATTTCACCGTTGCCTAAATACCAGTTACCCTGTTGGTAGTACTTCCCTGTACACAACGTTCTTTGTGACAAACCACCCATTGCCATCATCGTACATGCCGACTCTGACAGATTGAGCGTTCCTCAATCTCGAAAATGCAACATACAGTTGCCCGTGTGTGAACACGGGCACCGACAGAAGCAATCCAACTCGGTCAAACGTCTGTCCTTGCGACTTGTTGATTGTCATAGCAAACGATAACCTTACTGGGAATTGAACCCGCCTCATTTCGAAAGGCACGTCGTCTCCACTACCCGAAGTCATGGGTATCGCTGGTATGACGACGTCCTCCTGTGCATCAACATTACCAGACAACACTCTAGCCTTAAAGTTGTGTCGCCGGAGCTCGGTGACCACTAACCTTGTACCGTTACACAGTGTTCGCTTAGGATCGAGATTTCTTAGCAACATGACTACAGCACCTACCCTGAGTGTCAATCTGAACGGCGGCAGGCCGTTAAGTTCTAGTGAGTTTAGGAACTCGGTGGGGTAATTTGCTACCTCGTCGGGATCGTCCATCACCACAGAGTCTACGCCCGTGTACGTTCTTTCAGCGCCCTCGATGCGTTGGAGCACCTTGCGATTGATTTGCCTGCATTCCTCGTTCCTAGGACACAGAATGATTTTCCGAGCGAAATCGTCGACGTTAGCCAACGACATGTGCTGCGggtaaacaaaatcaattaaatcagCAACGTCACATACCATTTCCCGAGGGATTTCGACGGTGTCCGGGACACCGTCGACCGTCGGCAGTTGGCCGCTGCCGAGCCGGAGCAACCAATCCGCGAAGACCGCGTCGTTGCCGGCGCGCATGTTTCGCGTCAGTTCAAACTTCTCCGAGTTTTGCCACAGGGAGTTGTGTTTGATAGACGACATGACGACGGCACTCCTGTTTCCCCTGCGGACTACGGGCAGTATCTGCCTGAAGTCGCCCGCGAACAGGACCGGTTTACCGCCGAACGGCGATTCCGAGCTCATGACGTCCTTGAGCAAGCGATCGACCACCGTGAGTTGCGGTCCCGGTGACATGGGCGCTTCGTCCCAGACGATCAGTGCCGCGTCACGTATCCTCTGAGCGCGTTCGGACTGCATGGTGATGGTAGACGTGTCCTCGTCCGAAAGGGTACCGAACGGCAGCCCGAACGTCGAGTGCACAGTCATACCACCGTCCATGAGCGACGCCGCGATCCCAGTGTACGCCACGCACAACACCGACAGCCCTCGGTTGCGAAGCGCCCAAATGAGGCATCCGTAGAGCGTCGTCTTTCCAGTGCCACCGGGTCCGTCGACGTAGAACACCTTTTGGACGTCCCGGTTGTCGTCGACGGCCGCCATCACCCGATCGTACACCGTACGCTGTTCGTCGTTCATGTCCACCACTTGTTGCGCCCACCGCAACGCCACGTCTATTGCCACGAACAGTTGGTCGTCCTGTTCGGGTTCCAATAAACCGACGTCCGGGTTTGGCAACCCGTAGTCGCCGAGCGTTTTTCCGTGTGCACGAAGTAGGTCTCCAATGGCGTCAAGACTTGTCGCTCTGGCACGGTCCAAGTCTTGGAAACGCCGATTGAAGTCTTCCATCATGCTGGCCTCGTTGGCTTGGAACAAGGCCAGCGGTTCCGCTGGATGGCACATCACCAATATCGTCACGAAAAGATACCGGAGCTGTCGGGGAGTGTCTAACGCCGCAGACTCTTCCATGCATACCAGCCATGCGCGGTCGGACTCCAAGAGTCCCAACGCTATGGCGGCAGCCCCGTAGCTCTCGTGCACCACCCCGTCGACTGTCCTCATGTCCCGGAAAGACTGCGAGCCTCTCCGGTGCAAAAGTAACAGTCGCAGGTGGAACCGGTCACGGTCGAGTGGGTTGACGACGTACATCCGAGCCAACGTTTCGTTGGTCATCCGTCTTTGTCGCCGCACCCACCTTCTCTGTGCCTGATGCCACGTGTAGTGCACCGGTATCTCGTGATAGAGGTACTGCCTTGCCTCCACGTCGTTTGTGTTGAGCGTGAAGAACTCTGTCAATTTTGTACGACGTTGGTCATCGTTCTGTACTCGCTGTTGGGCTTGTCCAGGAGCAAAGTAGACGGTCTGTCGGTCTTCCAAGTGCACTGGAAGTCTAACGATCGTGTGACTTCTCTTGTGCATTTCATACGAAAACAACCGCCAGATCCCTTCTGGCGGACTTACGTATCGTGAATTGatgaaactgaaaaaaaataacatataataaacaataatagtaacaaaGCTGCACAGTCATAATGCGATACATCAATTGATATTAAgttaattacatacataatatatatttaatatattaatatattaatataataattgcatatatgtgacaaataatatatcttattaatagATGTAATGCTATAAGGGTTTGGCGAGCAtaacgtttaaataattaataatttgttttatgcttagattagatatattatttttcattattaatcatTAGTGCTATCATTGTGCATGTGATACTACCAAgcacatgaataaaataaaattagtcattaaaaaaaaaaaaaaaaaaaaaaagtatatagttaataaaaagtatattattataacatgaaaAAGTGTATAGTGGTATAGTGTTTAAAGTATGTGattgatatattgttatattgtgaattttatttatttttattattattttataataatttaatttaatttaataataatataaaattaacagttgtaaacaattaaaattcagttatagGTTATTACTATAACAAATGACAACTGTTAACTATGTCTGCGCCATtcgaatgaattaaaaataattaactcaatTAAAACCATCGTCAATTGTGAGCTGGgggttaataatttgttttcggaTAGTAACAATATAGACAAAACCATACTTGACACTAAAAGAATGAAGTTTATGTATGTACATGTACACTAATGTATGgtcaagtattatattatatagtaatagtaattaaaCATCACACAGATATgagtttgaaataaattaaaacagtagTAAtactaagttaataaaaaaatgttttaagtgtGCATGTGtttgaaatgtgtataaaaGTGCATTTTATTAGTTTGTGCAACGCCATACCAATTTGAATTTAACAATTATCAACTATACCTGAGCCATTCGAATAACTACAATTGTATATCAAATTGAACTGAAGCTTTGATGAAAACCATTGATCGATGGTGAATTGgagtttaatgatttttatgttatgtttcaACAACAATTAGTTTGAGATAATGAGATAAAGCATGGCCAAGTATAgttgaaaatacaattaaaactgctggagtattatataatgtatttacagcGTGTTGTAAGTAAACAATGATTTCCATAGTCAAAAAGCATTACAATTAACCAAATGAATGCAGTTCTTACGACAAACATTTTAGTGTATGGTTCATCGAgtgttattaatgtataatatatagcaaaGACTtagtatatgaaaataattaatttgaatctgCTTACTTTAATATCTCATCGCCGTCCCAAACTTCCATAGTAGCCGCATCATGGCCTTTgtacacatatttatacaaatacatgaCACTCTTAATCGTAGAGCACACCTCAACGTTGATGTGTGCATCGTATTTGGCCAGTAGGTACGGATTGTGGGGGACCACAAATTCATTGCCCACCTCTCGTCGTCTGACCAAGGCCACAGATCCATTGTTCGGTCGGCGGTACGTCGGGTACCCGTTGTTTGAGGCGTAGACGGTTTCTTCGCTGTATTCTTTTGGATACTTCTTTGAACAACTGTTGTCCACCATGCACGGGCTGTTAGGGTTTAGTTGCCCACACGGCCCGTGAATCATGTGTAATGTCACACAGTCAAACAGGCACCTGTCGGTTGCCGGGTCCGGCAAGGAAGCGCACACAACATTGTCCACATCCTCGGCGGTATGCAACTTGCTGTCCTCGCCGAGGATGACCAATATGTGCGCGTGCGGCAGTCCACGTTTCTGAAACTCAACAGTGTATACATAAGCGTCTACATCACCAAACACACGATTTACTATTATGTCCCGCATGAGGGCCTTGAGTTTGGCGTGGAACACCCGGGCTATGAGATCGGGTCTGTCGTTTGGAACAGACCATCTTCCGACGTTCTGTGTGATTTCTGGCCACCTAGGATTGCACGTAAAAGTTATAAACAGATCAGGTTTACCGTACTTACGCACAATAGTCATCGCGTCGTGATAACATCCTTTCATGTAACGTGGACTCCCGACGAACGTCGACGGTAGAATGACTCTACGGCCGACAGCCATCGGGTTGGCCTCGTCCAAGTGATGCTGTTGGTTGACGTGGTCCACCAGCCCTTGATAAGCGTCAGCGAGGAGCGCTTGCTGATTTCTACGGGCGTAGTTGAGATTGTTCGATTCCATCCGAACATACTGGTCGCACACGTACTGCTGCAATAAAAAACCACCACCGTGTATTAAACTTATGCCTCCGTGATCAGTATCGTTGTTTCCTGTATATCGAATTGCCATACGATAACACACAAACTCCCGGATAGTGTTCCGACTGCGAACTTGGTTGTTGCGGTTACCCTCTTGCATCACGTTGAAGTGCCATCCGCTCTCCCCGTGCGGGAAGAACAGAGGGTACAACATGGGATCTGCGTGACATGAGCCCGCGGGTATGGTTTGCATCCGATGTCGGGGGTCAACGGGATTCCTGTCAAAAATTACCAGATTTAGGTCTCTCGGTGGTCGTCCGTCGTCACCAACGAACACGGCCGCAACTTCGTTTGCGGTCGGTCGCTGGTATCGTCGCTGGTCCCTGGCTGCATCTGTAACAAAATGCATACTTACCGACCTCGGTCCAATCAAATCAGGGTTGGCATTGGCTCTTTCTTGTTCCTCCAACCACAACCTGCTCATGTTCCTGTAAacacatttatacttataatattcacaTTGCAAAAAGATGCAAAAAGACCAGCAAGtgggataataaaaataaatataatgcatataatcaGTAGTCTATATGTTATTTAGTTTATCCGGAAGTACCgtggttttgtttttttgttatagtgtaatgtatattgtataaaataataaattaaaatattattacctttatgcATTAAGAACCGACCGTGTGTATAGACAAACAAAAAAGCAATGTGTGCaatcataaaatttaagtttaagcaCAGCGTTTAATAACTACAAAAGTGTATGTGTATGAGTTTAGTGGTTGTCTCACCTAAAAGCCTGAGCGTACGGGTTGATCTCCCGAAGCATTTGGTCCAGGTCTGCAAGCAAACCTGCCAAAAGACGGTCTGCGACATCCTGTTGTCGCATTCGGGACTGGTTGGCCTCGGCGGAGTTGACAAAGTACAACTCACAGTAGCTCGGTGGCCTGTGTTCGTTGCCGACGACGTCATTGTTGACCCTGCGGTACACTTGTCCGTGGACAGTGTACACGCTTGGTCCCCGACCCGGCAACCGTCTGGGGTTGAGGTCGCTGGAGAACGCTGCGAACGCCAGTGAGTTGTTGTACCGGCGAGTCTCCCTTCGAAAGTTGGTACCTTCCTGTGAATCATCAATCAACAAATTAGTTAAACGCACAGGTGCTGGCAGCAGAACGCGCTGTCCTGTGGCGGTCACTTGACCGTTGTTACAGCACGTGGAGAAGTGACCTCTAGCTGCGCGCTCGCAGTGGAAGTGACGGGCGTTGCATTCTCGGCAAACCGCGTCCAAAGCACCTATGTTGTGTTGGTCCGGGAGTGGGTGTTGAACACCTGCCGGACGGTCTCTCATTGGCAAACGTTCTGCCGCCACAGGAACACCCAGTGGAATCGGCTCGAACTGCAAtgtgtgaataataaaattttaatggttcttataatatgctttttattttatcaatatgatgaaatatttattcactGACCTCTTCGTCGACGTCCGGAGGTAAATGGTCGAAGATGTCTGCGAATTCAAGTTCTGCCCGCGCGTCGGCCGGCAGAACATCAACGACTATGACGTCATCCATCTGGAACTCGACAACTTCCACATTGTCGTCTTCAATCTGGACTTCGACAACTTCCACATTGTCGTCTTCCATCTGGACTTCGACAACTTCCACATTGTCATCTTCCACCTGGACCTCGACAATTTCCACATTGTCCTCGACGATTTGCACTTCATTGAAATCCATTTGGACCTCAACGATTTCCGCGCCGCCTTGTTCATCGGCGTTGTCAATTTCTTCGTGAACTGCTTGTTCACCGTCAGGTGCCTCATGCTGCTGTTCGACTGCCTATAAAATCATAGATGATCAGTTTAAATGAATAGtagtagtatagtagtatatatatatatagtgatataaaattataaaaatatgagcaCTTAATGATTAGGGTCAAAATGTAGAACAGCAGCACACATGTTTtgaaacaacaatttaatagtttatatgtatttgcactgcataatgtaaattaatgtttaaacatttaccagtattgaaaaaaaataatacaaatctcaaaataactatttgtaactaatacattaaaaataaaacttaaataatttaacaactaaaataaatattgttaataggaTAGGTTAGTTCTTAATAAATTGGTAATGTATTGTATTGAGTATATatctcaattttttaattttcccatAAATAACAGAACATAATGAGTACCATCAGTTAAACATACAGacataaatagaaatatatttaatatttttattttatttgtatataaaaattaattaaatacaataaattaattaagctATAGGTATAAGTGAACCTAAAaaagaaactataaatatatatataatagatatattttaatacacaaacCTTCCATTCCCTGTACACAATGAtatgcttttttatttataaatagggtAAAAAAGAAGTGTATGCAAGTAAAAACGTTTATGTTTGGCGTagtaaatatttggtttttaaaaaaaagatatttatagtatatattattataatatataaatttgtcaaCAATTATCAAGTGTGGTGTTGATAGAACCataagtgtaatatataaaagttatatatatattattataatgagtgTATAAATAAGAGTATAAGTCAAGTTGTAGTGAATAAAATTCAAgatgtagatataaaaaaaatatatataaataaattcacataACAATGTTCAAATGGTTATGTTGTTacacatttttacttatattcgTGATGGAACTGACATCGACAGTGAGATAAGTTAGTTATTGAGAAACGGTATACTTTGTCAAGTTTAGTGTAATTTAGTGaacagaaaaagaaaaagaagatgTTATATACACATGTTAATGATATGTAACATGTAAGTGAACATATTCATGTTTGGTGCAGTGaaatgtttgattaaaaattatattataatctattgtacctacattgtattattatggaggtgtgtgtgtgtgtgtgtgtgtgtgtgtgtgaagagATATACCatacaattaaaactaaaattgtatttcattataaacTTACTATTGACGGCACGGCTGTTCTGATTAAACGGCGTCGATTGGCCCCTGGGAAGAAGTCGACGTGTGGAATGAAATGCCTCGAACAGAGCACAGAGTGTGGACGAACAGCAAAACCGTTGGTCTCCACAAATTGCACCCACAGACGTCTACGTGCGGCGTCCGTAGGAAATCTAAAGAGGAAAATGtagcaatataataatggtaCATACAAATGTGCTTAGTGCAATGAAATTGTGAATACTTGTGTGTTGAAACTCCAATAGCTCCATCAACGTTTCCACACATAACGCAGTGTCTGACCATTGtgataaaactaaaaagtatatataatatattatattgttaaaaacatgtttaatttagtaattagcATAATAACATTAGCAAaccgaatatattaaaaaacaaattatttacaaacacactatatcaaaataatgattGTTATCAGCGGAGATGATACTATAACAGTTATTGCGCGTTATTATCGGAAATACGTTAATagtattattcgaataataatttacaaaatgcaTTTAAGTTAATTTCATACGAAATAATAGTATGGAAAATGTGCTCATCACAACGGAACTGCGTATAATGCTAATACCTACCGTTAACGGAATGCAATGTTTTCGTTAACCGTAACATTGAAATACTTTATAACTGCGCGCCGATAATCTCGCGTTATTAATGTACGCAAACAGGTGCAAAGGTGTGTCACCGGAGCCGTGTATGCGTTCATTTGCTTACAAAATGACATAACCTATGAGAGTTGAACgattcgttattattatgttttcatacATTGTGTATGAAGAAGACGCGACcaacgaaaatgttaataataataataataataataataatagttgaaagTAATTTATATCGCACTcgttaaaaaaccaaaaacctaAACAAACGGCTTGTTTACACACGTGGGCGCGGGCCTACGCCCAGTTATGGaaggaaaataaaatgttgtactCACCGGTCTCCTGCAAAGTCCcagttatatgaaaaaaaaaagtgaacgaATAGGTAATAAGAActggagaaattataattataattataataagaaataataaataagtaagtgtaataataataatgagtataaaTGTGCAAGTGAAacgaacaaaaacaaaaaaaaaaatgctacgaCAACTGTATTGCACGGATGTTAAACGTAGCCTGCAGAATTCGGCAAACAGCTCGACCGTTGACGCTTCCTTCCACCCCACCACTACCGCGTTGTACGTCACGCCATCCAAAGACCTGCAATAATACAGTAAACACGTTAACCGACGTTCAAACACGGTATcgctcataaagtcataaccaacattttatatatatatctaataatataatataaggcgggtataatatgtatacgaaaTAACAGACATCGTCGTAAAGTGAAATCGGGAAAGCCGTTCATTTCCAATTGTCACACCGAAGACGTAAGtacatgatatttaattatatttgctaATTGTTGAGTTAGAGTATATTATGGTGACCACATGTACTGCAGTTTTTCAtaagaaagtattttttttttcatttttattttatggttcgagctaaaaatgcataatatactgtaaGATCGTAGTTGGGCTAAATATTatcttctaaataattaaaatacttatattcgaatgaaaaattatttaaataatcaattctaaTAGGTATgtaggaaaattattaaaatatgtttgtacatCTGGTCACCGcgttacgttatatatatattattatatatattatatatatatatatgaaaaaaaaaaacgatgcgtgtgtcttaattaattataatttatttcagcaTGGACAACTTGAACATCGGTTCCATAAACAATTGCCCGGGTTTGCGGGTGAATTACTACGGTAATTCAAACCCGTCGGTAATCCCCGCAAACCCGCGGCCAAAACAGGCCGTACGCCGTAAGTTTATCGAAATTTAAGCCGCAGACCTCATTAtgataattctatataatttttcaatttcagGTTGCTTCAACTGCAACGGCTACGGTCACATTGCGCGGAAATgtgagtattttatatatttataattattatatatatatatatatattaaatttcacttGCCCCGTGTGCTTTTCGTGAGCAGTATATTATTCCATTGTATATTCGTGTTACAtgcaaaaaatcgaaaaaaaaatttaagcggCCTGCAGCGGCGGGGATAGGCTCCAGTGATGAGAGGCCGGAGCGGGTGGCCCCGGGTGCGGCGGAGAACCCGGAAAGTACCGCGGAAACCCCGGGAACATCCGAGGTGGCGCCGGGTGCGGCGGCGGAGGCCCCGGGTGCGGCAGCGGAGGcggccgaaaaaaaaaatgtaagtaatatcatttatgtttaaaattattttactatattattgtaattaatgtatttaattcttttttttacagcaaaaacaataaattttaaattttcttatataatatttttttaaattattttatatattttatacacacacacacacacgcacaaatatatatttatacgatttccCACTTATTTATTGTggacgtatattaaattaaatgtatattgttaaacgtaacgtgtttttaaatattttattattatgtatatattgtacatttttgtttttgcatatatatattaatatatttattattacaatacatcagttttgttattatactctatatcagtggttttcaaactttttttatacacgGCACACCGTAAACTTCAAAAAATTTTCACGGCACACTgaccttttttttagatgaacaaaattgtttataattatatatacatttaataagaaatatgtgATTGATgggctaacaaatatttttaattcttggacGAATAGTTGACACATACCCGCATTTTCTTATATCACAATTCAGTGCAATCGATAATTTATGGAAAAAGCCGCGGCACACTTAGTGGATACTCGCGGCACACTGGTGTGCCGCGGCACccagtttgaaaaccactgctctatatgtatatatttgtcctcgatattttcaatatattataaggtgtTTGCTGTAGTGCAGCATTATCTGCAACAGGCTTAACTATAACGTACAAAAAAAcgaaatatgtgtaatatatcatGATATAGTCGTAGGAAATTTACCgacgaataaacaataaatagattTACAATATGTTATTACACGGGTAATTTGTTGTCGACGATAAGATGGTCATTTGATATATTAGCACACCGCTATCGACAAATCGTTGGACTCTCGACGATGGCAATAAGTACACgggtaaaataaaatcgtatacgtaaaactatatttattattaagttataataattcaacgatctatgacggaaaaaaaaaatgtcgaaattttaaaatataaaatcgcgtaaaaaaaaaatcgaaaaaaaaatgcaaaaaacgACTCGCAGTGTTAattcgttaatattatatattattattaaatataatacacgtgattaaatttgcaatgtatcgtgttaaaaaaattaaatattacatacaatcacatgtattttattaggtagatattatatatttaatgtttattacataattggTGTAACAATAATTTGTGTACAGATGAGGAGAGTATGagttttacatatataatatacttacctataacaTATCATGTTTGTAACGTTTAAGTCCACCAGAACATTgtcaatgtacaattattatgataaaaaaaaaaatatataagtaatatcatttatgtttaaaattattttactattattgtaatgtatttgattcttttttttttaattattttaattatattttatacctactcacatttttttttcatagtatatacacaaacacacacatacacacgcacaaatatatttatacgatttcctacttatatat encodes the following:
- the LOC132923694 gene encoding uncharacterized protein LOC132923694 — its product is MIHGPCGQLNPNSPCMVDNSCSKKYPKEYSEETVYASNNGYPTYRRPNNGSVALVRRREVGNEFVVPHNPYLLAKYDAHINVEVCSTIKSVMYLYKYVYKGHDAATMEVWDGDEILK
- the LOC132926066 gene encoding uncharacterized protein LOC132926066 yields the protein MDDVIVVDVLPADARAELEFADIFDHLPPDVDEEFEPIPLGVPVAAERLPMRDRPAGVQHPLPDQHNIGALDAVCRECNARHFHCERAARGHFSTCCNNGQVTATGQRVLLPAPVRLTNLLIDDSQEGTNFRRETRRYNNSLAFAAFSSDLNPRRLPGRGPSVYTVHGQVYRRVNNDVVGNEHRPPSYCELYFVNSAEANQSRMRQQDVADRLLAGLLADLDQMLREINPYAQAFRNMSRLWLEEQERANANPDLIGPRSVSMHFVTDAARDQRRYQRPTANEVAAVFVGDDGRPPRDLNLVIFDRNPVDPRHRMQTIPAGSCHADPMLYPLFFPHGESGWHFNVMQEGNRNNQVRSRNTIREFVCYRMAIRYTGNNDTDHGGISLIHGGGFLLQQYVCDQYVRMESNNLNYARRNQQALLADAYQGLVDHVNQQHHLDEANPMAVGRRVILPSTFVGSPRYMKGCYHDAMTIVRGQKSHRTSEDGLFQTTDPIS
- the LOC132926065 gene encoding ATP-dependent DNA helicase PIF1-like; its protein translation is MSPGPQLTVVDRLLKDVMSSESPFGGKPVLFAGDFRQILPVVRRGNRSAVVMSSIKHNSLWQNSEKFELTRNMRAGNDAVFADWLLRLGSGQLPTVDGVPDTVEIPREMVCDVADLIDFVYPQHMSLANVDDFARKIILCPRNEECRQINRKVLQRIEGAERTYTGVDSVVMDDPDEVANYPTEFLNSLELNGLPPFRLTLRVGAVVMLLRNLDPKRTLCNGTRLVVTELRRHNFKARVLSGNVDAQEDVVIPAIPMTSGSGDDVPFEMRRVQFPVRLSFAMTINKSQGQTFDRVGLLLSVPVFTHGQLYVAFSRLRNAQSVRVGMYDDGNGWFVTKNVVYREVLPTG